In a genomic window of Wyeomyia smithii strain HCP4-BCI-WySm-NY-G18 chromosome 1, ASM2978416v1, whole genome shotgun sequence:
- the LOC129725097 gene encoding mitochondrial GTPase 1, translating to MNRFRTAFPAVNRELLNWFPGHMGKGMRQMQQKLKEVDCVIEVHDARIPLSGRNSEFRYTISGVKPHVLVLNKKDTIERGAQKTITERLLREESDAQHVLFTNCKDQSCDGIRKVMPLAQDLILSSNRFNRSDKKEYCIMIIGVPNVGKSSLINVLRNRHLNKKGASQVGAIAGITRSVLHKIKICEDPLVYLLDTPGILKPNIADTETGLRLALVSCLQDHLVGEELIADYLLYLLNRRENFKYVDVMGLREPSDSIDEVLVLGARHLNRTVRIRNFDRTLLARPDVNFAAKHMIKAFRTGAFGKILIDDDKLL from the exons ATGAATCGCTTCCGGACGGCATTTCCCGCAGTGAACCGGGAACTGCTGAATTGGTTCCCAGGTCATATGGGTAAAGGTATGAGGCAAATGCAGCAGAAGCTAAAAGAGGTCGATTGCGTGATCGAAGTGCACGACGCACGAATACCACTTTCCGGGCGTAATTCGGAGTTCCGATACACGATCAGCGGTGTGAAGCCACATGTCTTGGTATTGAACAAAAAAGATACGATCGAAAGGGGCGCTCAGAAAACCATCACTGAACGGTTGCTGCGGGAGGAATCGGACGCACAGCATGTCCTGTTTACGAATTGTAAAGATCA ATCATGCGACGGTATCCGGAAAGTGATGCCTTTGGCACAGGACCTTATCTTAAGCTCAAATCGGTTCAACCGATCCGACAAAAAAGAGTACTGTATAATGATAATTGGCGTTCCAAACGTAGGCAAATCCTCGCTTATAAATGTTTTGCGAAATCGTCACTTAAACAAGAAAGGGGCTTCACAAGTTGGCGCAATAGCTGGCATTACGAGGAGTGTACTACACAAAATCAAAATCTGTGAAGATCCGCTGGTCTATCTGCTAGACACTCCCGGTATATTAAAACCAAACATTGCCGACACCGAAACGGGTCTCCGATTGGCGCTAGTATCCTGCCTACAAGATCATTTGGTCGGAGAAGAGTTGATAGCCGATTACCTGCTGTACTTGCTAAACAGGAGAGAGAATTTCAAGTACGTCGATGTGATGGGTTTACGAGAACCTTCCGATTCAATTGATGAGGTTCTGGTGCTGGGAGCGCGCCATCTTAATCGAACGGTGCGGATAAGGAATTTTGACAGAACATTGCTAGCACGGCCGGATGTAAATTTTGCCGCCAAACATATGATTAAAGCCTTCCGGACCGGTGCATTTGGCAAAATCCTCATTGATGACGATAAACTTTTATGA
- the LOC129725098 gene encoding chromobox protein homolog 3 — MSNRTANQEDSNEAPYVVEKVLDRRITSAGKIEYYLKWKGYSEVDNTWEPEENLDCPELIAKYEEARRQKEFKEAKRKSAKKKLEEISKARGYDRNLPLLRIVGATDCGGELMFLVQWHGTDEMDILQAATVNERDPQVVIEYYESKSKIVEKAKERAKFAAYEEERPEVVEDEFQTISGTEIPSAELEQLIEA, encoded by the coding sequence ATGTCCAATCGAACCGCGAACCAAGAGGACAGTAACGAGGCCCCATATGTCGTAGAGAAAGTTTTGGATCGTCGAATAACTTCCGCAGGTAAAATCGAGTACTACCTCAAGTGGAAGGGTTATTCAGAGGTAGACAATACCTGGGAGCCTGAGGAAAACCTGGACTGCCCGGAGCTGATAGCCAAGTACGAAGAAGCTCGCCGACAGAAGGAGTTCAAGGAAGCAAAGCGGAAGTCAGCCAAAAAGAAGCTGGAGGAAATCAGCAAAGCACGCGGCTATGACCGAAATCTGCCACTGCTGCGTATTGTCGGTGCCACGGATTGTGGCGGTGAATTAATGTTCCTGGTGCAATGGCATGGTACCGATGAAATGGACATTCTACAGGCTGCCACGGTAAACGAAAGGGACCCTCAAGTGGTAATCGAGTACTACGAATCGAAAAGTAAGATTGTTGAAAAGGCCAAAGAACGAGCCAAGTTCGCCGCGTATGAGGAAGAGCGCCCGGAAGTGGTCGAAGATGAGTTCCAAACTATTTCGGGCACTGAAATTCCCAGCGCCGAGTTGGAGCAGTTGATAGAAGCATAG
- the LOC129723875 gene encoding cleavage and polyadenylation specificity factor 73 produces the protein MANKRKADGQLPAEENDLLLIRPLGAGQEVGRSCIMLEFKGKKIMLDCGIHPGLSGMDALPFVDLIEADEVDLLFISHFHLDHCGALPWFLQKTSFKGRCFMTHATKAIYRWMLSDYIKVSNISTEQMLYTEADLEASMEKIETINFHEERDVMGVRFWAYNAGHVLGAAMFMIEIAGVKILYTGDFSRQEDRHLMAAEIPAMKPDVLITESTYGTHIHEKREDRENRFTSLVQKIVQQGGRCLIPVFALGRAQELLLILDEYWSQNPELQEIPIYYASSLAKKCMAVYQTYINAMNDKIRRQIAVNNPFVFRHISNLKGIDHFEDIGPCVVMASPGMMQSGLSRELFETWCSDPKNGVIIAGYCVEGTLAKTILSEPEEITSMSGQKLPLNMSVDYISFSAHTDYQQTSEFIRLLKPTHVILVHGEQNEMSRLKSALQREYENDPNANITLYNPRNTHAVELYFRGEKTAKVMGTLAVKTPEEGQKLSGVLVKRDFKYHLLAASDLSKYTDMSMSVVTQRQSIHWQGSIASLKLLLERIGGPGTVTTDAAENEKKFRVFDCIDLTFDGKIVIMEWQATPVNDMYADTVLASLLQSELAGSTVKGATASKPDKMHFKECLIETLQDMFGESSVPKLFKGDSLSVTVHGKLVEINLSTLEVTCEQDETLYQTVKTTVNKLHQNLVQVS, from the exons ATGGCAAACAAGAGGAAAGCAGACGGGCAATTGCCGGCCGAAGAAAATGATCTGCTACTGATTCGACCGTT AGGTGCCGGTCAGGAGGTGGGGCGGTCATGCATTATGCTCGAGTTTAAGGGTAAAAAAATTATGCTGGACTGCGGCATCCATCCGGGCTTGTCGGGTATGGATGCACTTCCGTTCGTTGATCTAATCGAGGCGGATGAGGTCGATCTGCTGTTTATATCGCATTTCCATCTGGATCATTGTGGGGCGCTACCGTGGTTTTTGCAGAAGACTAGCTTTAAGGGTCGCTGCTTTATGACCCATGCGACGAAAGCAATCTATCGTTGGATGTTGTCTGATTACATAAAAGTCAGTAATATCAGCACCGAACAGATGTTGTACACCGAGGCGGATCTTGAGGCCAGCATGGAGAAGATTGAGACGATCAACTTCCACGAAGAGCGTGACGTTATGGGCGTCCGGTTCTGGGCTTACAATGCTGGCCACGTACTCGGGGCGGCAATGTTTATGATTGAAATTGCGGGTGTTAAAATTCTATACACAGGTGACTTTTCGCGGCAAGAAGACCGGCATCTAATGGCTGCCGAAATACCGGCTATGAAACCGGACGTTTTGATTACGGAATCCACCTACGGAACACATATTCACGAGAAGCGAGAAGATCGTGAGAATCGATTCACCTCGCTTGTGCAGAAGATTGTCCAACAAGGAGGTCGATGTTTGATTCCAGTTTTCGCGCTGGGTCGCGCACAAGAGTTGCTGTTAATTTTGGATGAATATTGGAGCCAGAATCCAGAACTGCAGGAAATTCCCATCTACTATGCGTCTTCGCTGGCGAAAAAGTGCATGGCTGTGTACCAGACTTACATAAATGCCATGAACGATAAGATTCGGAGGCAAATAGCAGTGAACAATCCGTTCGTTTTTCGCCACATCTCGAATCTGAAAGGAATCGATCACTTCGAGGACATTGGACCGTGCGTTGTGATGGCTTCGCCCGGTATGATGCAAAGTGGACTCTCCCGGGAGCTATTTGAAACGTGGTGTTCCGATCCGAAGAACGGTGTCATTATTGCCGGCTACTGCGTCGAGGGAACGCTGGCAAAAACGATACTTTCCGAGCCAGAGGAAATTACCAGCATGTCGGGACAGAAATTACCACTGAACATGTCCGTGGATTACATTTCCTTCTCCGCGCACACAGATTATCAACAAACAAGTGAGTTTATTCGGTTGCTCAAGCCAACGCACGTTATTCTGGTACATGGGGAACAAAACGAGATGAGCAGACTGAAGTCCGCCTTGCAACGCGAGTATGAGAACGATCCAAACGCTAACATTACCCTGTACAATCCTCGAAATACCCACGCTGTGGAGTTGTACTTCCGGGGTGAAAAGACTGCTAAAGTGATGGGAACGCTGGCTGTCAAAACGCCAGAGGAAGGACAGAAGCTTTCTGGAGTTCTGGTTAAACGAGACTTCAAGTATCATCTTTTGGCCGCATCTGATTTGTCGA AATACACGGATATGAGCATGTCGGTGGTGACACAGCGCCAGAGTATCCACTGGCAGGGTTCGATTGCCAGTCTGAAGCTGCTGTTAGAACGAATCGGAGGGCCTGGAACAGTTACAACAGATGCggcggaaaatgaaaaaaagttccGCGTCTTCGACTGCATTGACCTAACATTCGACGGTAAGATTGTGATCATGGAGTGGCAGGCGACGCCGGTAAACGACATGTACGCCGACACGGTGCTGGCTAGTTTACTGCAGTCAGAACTGGCCGGTAGCACGGTGAAAGGAGCTACGGCCAGCAAACCGGACAAGATGCATTTCAAAGAGTGTCTGATCGAAACACTACAGGATATGTTTGGGGAAAG